In Ananas comosus cultivar F153 linkage group 10, ASM154086v1, whole genome shotgun sequence, the following proteins share a genomic window:
- the LOC109716833 gene encoding putative pentatricopeptide repeat-containing protein At1g53330, with protein MAKLTTISPFRLTSLLRLEKDPSLALTLFLNPNPNRNPAPPSSPPPTKPFRYTARSYDLVVRKLGKARMFPEMESVLDRLLADARVVPDEALFCGVIAFYGRARMATRARRAFDRIPSFRCRRTVRSLNSLLHALLQCGDLGAVRSLLVEFNTGEFAPDACTYNILIRAAAASGSIGNARDLFDEMRERGIKPSVVTFGTLITALCDNSMLHDAFRLKELMLESYNMKPNVYVYTTLIKALCKNTQMGLALKLKEEMLLDKELTLDSAVYSTLIRALFRAGRKGEVVGILEEMKGKGIEPDTVTYNAMLAGFCEDEKDFEAAFEVLNEMERKKCRADVVSYNTIITGFCKQGRWREARELFEDMPRRECRPDVVTYRILFEGMCGAEEFMEAGRVLDEMVFRGYAPRAENVKTFVEGVVEKCDWVLVESSLWRLSKVNALDLSGWEKAICGVLKDFQQFKLVELVDSLSSD; from the coding sequence ATGGCGAAACTCACCACCATCTCCCCCTTCCGCCtcacctccctcctccgcctcgaGAAGGACCCCtccctcgccctcaccctcttcctcaaccctaaccctaaccgtaATCCCGCCCCACCATCTAGCCCTCCTCCCACCAAACCCTTCCGCTACACCGCGCGCTCCTACGACCTCGTCGTGCGCAAGCTCGGCAAGGCGCGCATGTTCCCGGAGATGGAGTCGGTCCTCGACAGGCTCCTCGCCGACGCGCGCGTCGTCCCCGACGAGGCCCTCTTCTGCGGCGTCATCGCCTTCTACGGCCGCGCCCGCATGGCGACGCGCGCGCGCCGCGCCTTCGACCGGATCCCCTCCTTCCGCTGCCGCAGAACGGTGCGCTCCCTCAACTCGCTCCTCCACGCGCTCCTCCAATGCGGCGACCTCGGTGCGGTGCGATCCCTTCTTGTCGAATTCAACACGGGCGAGTTTGCTCCGGACGCGTGCACGTACAACATCCTCATCCGGGCCGCGGCCGCGTCGGGGTCGATAGGTAACGCACGAgacctgttcgacgaaatgcgcGAGAGAGGTATTAAACCGAGTGTCGTAACCTTTGGGACTCTGATCACTGCACTTTGCGATAATTCGATGCTACATGATGCTTTTAGGCTTAAGGAATTAATGCTTGAATCTTATAATATGAAGCCTAATGTTTATGTATATACTACTCTCATCAAAGCGCTTTGTAAGAACACTCAGATGGGTTTGGCTCTTAAGCTAAAAGAAGAGATGTTGTTGGACAAAGAGTTAACGTTAGATTCCGCGGTGTATTCTACTTTGATACGGGCGTTATTTCGAGCGGGCCGGAAAGGGGAGGTGGTTGGGATATTGGAAGAGATGAAGGGGAAAGGAATAGAGCCGGATACAGTAACATACAATGCTATGCTAGCAGGGTTTTGTGAAGATGAAAAGGACTTTGAAGCTGCATTTGAGGTGCTCAATgagatggagaggaagaagtgTAGGGCGGACGTGGTGAGCTACAATACGATCATTACCGGATTTTGTAAGCAGGGGCGGTGGAGGGAAGCAAGAGAGTTGTTCGAAGATATGCCGCGGAGAGAATGCCGGCCTGATGTGGTGACCTACCGGATCTTATTTGAGGGTATGTGTGGTGCTGAGGAGTTTATGGAGGCTGGGCGGGTTTTGGATGAGATGGTATTCAGAGGGTATGCTCCGAGAGCAGAGAATGTGAAGACATTCGTGGAGGGAGTTGTAGAGAAATGCGATTGGGTCTTGGTCGAGTCGAGTTTGTGGCGATTGAGTAAGGTGAACGCTTTGGATTTGAGTGGGTGGGAGAAGGCAATTTGTGGTGTTTTGAAGGATTTTCAACAGTTCAAACTAGTAGAGCTAGTGGATTCTCTAAGCTCGGATTGA
- the LOC109715998 gene encoding uncharacterized protein LOC109715998 has translation MLRSVRARKATRPHSPLAGAPSSAAMSPPPPPSAGDGGGDGGGEEAKAAGFVVFSGIAMSIVKALAFKPPQPHSPPSPSPYPSPSPSPQEKLVVEEGPRVEAPKSRVVEIARGDTLWGLSRRYGVSIDSIREVNGITGDTIYAGKKLIIP, from the exons ATGCTCCGCTCTGTACGCGCACGCAAAGCGACACGGCCTCACTCCCCCCTCGCCGGAGCCCCCTCCTCCGCTGCGAtgtcgccgccaccgccgccctccgccggagacggaggaggagatggaggaggagaggaagcgAAGGCTGCGGGGTTCGTCGTCTTCTCCGGGATCGCCATGAGCATCGTCAAAGCCCTTGCCTTTAAGCCCCCTCAACCCCATTCCccaccatctccatctccatatCCATCGCCATCGCCCTCTCCTCAAGAG AAGCTCGTGGTGGAAGAGGGACCCCGAGTCGAGGCGCCTAAGAGCCGGGTTGTGGAGATTGCGAGGGGAGATACACTTTGGGGCCTCTCTCGACGATATGGA GTATCAATAGATTCAATCAGGGAGGTGAATGGGATCACGGGCGATACAATTTATGCAGGGAAGAAGCTGATCATTCCCTGA
- the LOC109716489 gene encoding WD repeat-containing protein 53, which produces MKPRRLKGHNGAVTYCVASRARPGFVASSAEDGCICGFDLRCKDVLLFTIKVGEDPISSLCFKEGNEDVVYVSSGTGISCFDIRMGSPWTPLETYNYNKDEINQIAFSSKLGFLAAADDSGDVKIVDTSQKCLYKSLRAAHTSICSSVQYIPWKPWTVVTGGLDSKLAIWDFSKGRLLYSIDYGTPEMDNNVSPGNAGQCFNPAFVHSVAVPGVDMLSGLYKVCAVARGDGVVDVIDLESELAPKKSKSSVGSQLRSKRSDIPDANSHPTGQSRGKRLHLDYTLGGHTAAVSCVTFSAFGERGKFLISGGNDATVKLWDWSKRFSSLQTSCDGDVTLNINLKKKVNWICTSPTDSENLIVCDTSKVLKVYTVQ; this is translated from the exons ATGAAGCCGAGGCGATTGAAAGGCCATAACGGAGCGGTCACCTACTGCGTCGCCTCGCGCGCCCGCCCCGGCTTCGTCGCTTCTTCCGccgag GATGGTTGTATTTGCGGGTTCGACTTGCGCTGCAAAGATGTTCTTCTTTTTACTATCAAAGTCGGGGAGGACCCTATCTCTTCTCTATGCTTCAAAGAAG GAAATGAAGATGTTGTCTATGTCTCCTCTGGAACCGGAATTTCGTGCTTTGATATCCGTATG GGATCTCCTTGGACGCCGTTGGAGACTTACAATTATAACAAGGATGAAATAAATCAG ATTGCTTTCAGCTCTAAGTTAGGTTTTCTTGCTGCTGCAGATGATAGTGGTGATGTCAAG ATTGTTGACACGAGCCAGAAATGCCTGTATAAATCGCTAAGAGCAGCTCATACAAGT ATCTGCAGCAGTGTGCAGTACATTCCTTGGAAACCTTGGACGG TTGTTACTGGTGGTCTCGACTCAAAGCTTGCTATATGGGACTTTTCTAAAGGTCGACTGCTTTATTCTATTGATTATG GGACGCCTGAAATGGACAACAATGTTTCTCCTGGCAATGCGGGGCAATGTTTCAATCCTGCCTTTGTTCACTCAGTAGCAGTACCTGGAGTGGATATGTTGAGTGGCTTGTACAAAGTTTGCGCTGTTGCGAGGGGAGATGGAGTTGTTGATGTAATCGATTTGGAATCCGAACTTGCACCTAAGAAATCAAAGAGTTCGGTGGGTTCTCAATTAAGATCTAAAAGAAGTGATATCCCAGATGCAAACAGTCACCCCACTGGTCAAAGTCGAGGGAAGAGGTTACATCTCGATTACACCTTGGGAGGCCATACTGCCGCTGTATCCTGTGT GACATTCTCAGCGTTTGGTGAGAGAGGGAAATTTCTCATTTCAGGTGGCAATGATGCAACAGTGAAGCTCTGGGATTGGTCGAAACGCTTTTCTTCTCTACAAACAAGCTGTGATGGTGATGTAACATTAAATATTAACTTGAAGAAAAAG GTTAATTGGATTTGTACTTCTCCAACTGATTCAGAAAACCTAATTGTGTGCGACACATCAAAAGTGCTAAAAGTTTACACTGTTCAATAG
- the LOC109716488 gene encoding pentatricopeptide repeat-containing protein DOT4, chloroplastic gives MAAAPLSSISNLYHSLSPPPINRSKLKSRTHHPRILFSPKSRLGVLHAEVSETIGNASVSISENRSFDLNAQIRRFCQLGNLKEAMEMITGSDSKHSGIDSETYCSVLELCAKLGSLDDGRRAHLVISSSNVPIDSVLGSKLVFMYVKCGDLRGGRGVLDEIAFNANPFPWNLLLNEHAKAGDFKGSIFLFKEMHGSCIAPDSHTFSCILKCFAVSGRVRGGEVVHGHLMKLGFEASITVGNALIAFYCKNNRIESAISLFDEMPQRDVISWNSIISGCASNGFSTKGVELFTSMWFEGVDMDLATLVSVLPACAELGYLLIGRVIHGYSTKAGLANELSLSNSLIDMYSKCSNLGSAVQLFEKMDQRSVVSWTAMITAYTRDGQYDEAISLFEEMESRGVKPDQFAVTSVLHACSCKGSLNHGKFVHDSIVKSGMKKNLFVANALMDMYAKCGDMENARSVFDQTVKKDLISWNTLIGGYSKNNLPNEALHLFGEMQSHFRPNSVTMACILPACASLSSLERGREIHGYILRTNCFGDSYVANALVDMYAKCGALLLARMHFNRMFGKNLISWTMMIAGYGMHGHGQDAIALFKEMRCKGIVPDDVSFIAILYACSHSGLIDEGWRFFNIMRNEYKIEPKLEHYACMVDLLSRAGRLNKAYKFIEAMPIEPDSTIWGALLCGCRIHRDVKLAETVAEKVFELEPQNTGYYVLLANIYAEAEKWEAVKKLREKVSRRGLKKNPGCSWIEMKGKVHIFVSGDKSHSQSKKIMDFLEEVTRRMKDEAYVPKTRYALINGDDSAKEEALCGHSERLAIAFVILNSPTGKPIRVAKNLRVCGDCHEVAKFISKMVGREIILRDSNRFHHFKEGRCSCRGQW, from the coding sequence ATGGCGGCGGCGCCTCTCTCTTCGATCTCCAATCTCTACCACTCCCTCTCTCCTCCACCCATCAACCGCTCCAAGCTTAAGAGTCGAACCCACCACCCTCGCATTCTCTTCTCTCCAAAATCCCGCCTTGGGGTTTTGCACGCAGAGGTCTCCGAAACCATTGGAAACGCCTCTGTTTCGATCTCGGAGAATCGTAGTTTCGATCTTAATGCCCAAATCCGAAGGTTTTGCCAACTGGGTAATCTAAAAGAGGCCATGGAAATGATCACTGGATCCGATTCGAAGCATTCCGGCATCGATTCGGAGACTTATTGCTCCGTTTTGGAGCTCTGCGCCAAGCTCGGATCTTTAGATGATGGGAGGAGAGCCCATTTGGTAATATCCTCTTCTAATGTCCCAATAGACTCTGTTTTGGGGTCGAAATTGGTGTTCATGTATGTTAAATGCGGCGACttgagaggaggaagaggagtaCTTGATGAGATTGCGTTTAATGCAAACCCATTTCCTTGGAATCTATTACTGAATGAGCATGCAAAGGCTGGTGATTTCAAAGGGAGCATCTTTCTTTTCAAAGAGATGCACGGTTCGTGTATCGCGCCTGATTCGCATACCTTCTCTTGCATCTTAAAATGTTTCGCGGTTTCCGGCCGTGTTCGTGGAGGCGAGGTGGTTCATGGGCATCTCATGAAGTTGGGTTTTGAAGCTTCTATCACAGTTGGTAACGCGCTTATTGCTTTCTACTGTAAGAATAATAGAATTGAAAGCGCGATCTCattgttcgacgaaatgcctcAAAGGGATGTGATATCTTGGAATTCGATTATTAGTGGGTGTGCGTCGAACGGATTTTCCACTAAGGGTGTTGAGCTATTTACGAGTATGTGGTTTGAGGGGGTGGATATGGATTTGGCGACGCTAGTTAGTGTACTTCCTGCGTGTGCTGAATTGGGTTATCTTTTGATAGGTAGAGTTATTCATGGGTACTCAACAAAAGCCGGATTAGCTAATGAGTTATCTCTCAGTAACTCTCTAATTGATATGTACTCAAAATGTTCAAACTTGGGTAGTGCAGTTCAGTTATTTGAGAAAATGGATCAAAGAAGCGTCGTGTCATGGACTGCAATGATTACGGCTTACACCCGAGATGGACAGTATGATGAAGCGATCTCGTTATTTGAAGAAATGGAATCGAGAGGTGTTAAACCAGATCAATTCGCGGTCACAAGTGTTCTCCATGCTTGTTCATGTAAAGGGTCGCTCAACCACGGTAAGTTTGTTCATGACTCTATTGTGAAGAGCGGAATGAAGAAGAATCTATTTGTTGCAAATGCACTAATGGACATGTATGCAAAGTGTGGAGATATGGAGAATGCTAGGTCAGTTTTCGATCAAACCGTTAAGAAGGATCTTATTTCGTGGAATACGTTAATAGGAGGCTACTCGAAGAATAATCTTCCTAACGAAGCACTTCACTTATTCGGCGAAATGCAATCCCACTTTCGACCCAATTCGGTGACCATGGCATGTATCCTTCCTGCTTGTGCTAGTCTTTCGtctctagagagaggaagagagatccATGGCTACATTTTAAGAACAAACTGTTTTGGAGATAGTTATGTTGCTAATGCCCTCGTCGACATGTATGCCAAATGTGGTGCACTATTGCTTGCTCGGATGCACTTCAATCGGATGTTCGGAAAAAACCTCATCTCGTGGACTATGATGATAGCTGGGTATGGCATGCATGGCCATGGACAAGATGCCATTGCTCTCTTCAAGGAGATGAGATGTAAAGGGATTGTACCGGATGATGTTTCTTTTATCGCCATATTGTACGCTTGTAGCCATTCGGGTTTAATAGACGAAGGATGGAGGTTCTTCAACATAATGAGAAACGAGTACAAAATAGAGCCAAAATTGGAGCATTATGCCTGTATGGTCGATCTACTTAGTCGTGCTGGGCGCTTAAATAAAGCATACAAGTTTATCGAAGCGATGCCGATAGAGCCTGATTCGACTATTTGGGGCGCATTGCTTTGTGGGTGTCGAATACATAGAGATGTGAAGCTTGCAGAGACAGTTGCTGAGAAAGTTTTCGAACTAGAACCGCAGAATACCGGATATTATGTACTTCTAGCAAATATTTATGCTGAAGCCGAAAAGTGGGAGGCTGTGAAGAAACTTAGAGAAAAAGTCAGTCGCCGTGGACTTAAGAAAAACCCAGGTTGCAGTTGGATAGAGATGAAGGGCAAAGTTCACATCTTTGTTTCAGGTGACAAATCGCATTCGCAATCAAAGAAGATAATGGATTTCCTCGAAGAAGTGACTAGAAGGATGAAGGATGAGGCCTATGTACCAAAGACAAGGTATGCGTTGATAAATGGGGATGATTCAGCGAAGGAGGAGGCTTTATGCGGGCACAGCGAGAGGCTCGCGATTGCTTTCGTTATCTTGAACTCGCCGACAGGAAAGCCCATTCGAGTTGCAAAGAACTTAAGAGTGTGCGGCGATTGCCATGAGGTTGCGAAGTTTATATCCAAGATGGTGGGTCGAGAGATCATCTTGAGGGACTCAAACCGGTTTCACCATTTCAAAGAAGGGAGGTGTTCTTGTAGAGGACAATGGTGA